A section of the Sporolituus thermophilus DSM 23256 genome encodes:
- the speD gene encoding adenosylmethionine decarboxylase, which yields MNALGRHILAEFYGCNASILNDVKKVEDIMVNAALEAGAEVREVAFHKFSPQGVSGVVVISESHLAIHTWPELGYAAVDVFTCGDRVNPWDACQHLVTKLEAAEVDAREVKRGQLKEVTAQKVS from the coding sequence TTGAACGCCTTAGGTCGTCACATTTTAGCAGAGTTTTACGGATGCAATGCCAGCATTCTCAACGACGTAAAAAAAGTGGAAGACATTATGGTCAATGCTGCGTTAGAAGCAGGTGCGGAAGTACGGGAAGTAGCTTTTCATAAGTTTAGTCCCCAGGGTGTCAGCGGTGTTGTTGTTATTTCGGAATCTCACCTAGCCATCCATACTTGGCCGGAGTTGGGGTACGCCGCCGTTGACGTATTTACTTGTGGCGACCGCGTCAATCCGTGGGATGCCTGTCAGCATCTGGTTACTAAACTTGAGGCCGCCGAGGTAGATGCCCGTGAAGTAAAACGAGGTCAACTAAAAGAAGTAACTGCGCAAAAAGTATCTTAA
- a CDS encoding M42 family metallopeptidase — MDKTLAWLKEISEAPGVSGFEQPIRTLLTQKLSGIAEVSSDNLGSVIFKKRGGSETPKIMIAAHMDEIGFMVKYITKEGFLKFTTLGGWWEQVMLGQRVTVHTTKGAIPGVIGSKPPHILSPEERKKVVQKKDMYIDIGAEDENEAKERFGVRPGNPVTPFSPFTTLANERLLMGKAWDNRIGCAIMAEVIEKLQHEMHANTVYGVGTVQEEVGLRGAKTSAGVIHPDIAFAVDTCVAGDTPGVTSDQASSKLGKGVAISIYDSSLIPHTGLRDFVVEVAEQNHIPYQLEFTEGGGTDAGRIHLHAQGVPSLVLSIPTRYIHSHNSIVHRDDYDAAVQLLVTVIKRLDQHKYQELVK; from the coding sequence ATGGACAAGACCTTAGCTTGGCTAAAGGAGATTAGCGAGGCGCCGGGGGTATCCGGGTTTGAGCAGCCCATAAGGACCCTACTAACACAAAAACTCAGTGGTATTGCCGAAGTCAGTTCTGATAATTTAGGCAGTGTGATTTTTAAGAAGCGTGGTGGCAGTGAAACACCTAAGATTATGATTGCCGCCCATATGGATGAAATTGGCTTTATGGTCAAATACATTACTAAAGAGGGGTTTCTGAAATTTACTACGCTGGGGGGCTGGTGGGAACAAGTAATGCTCGGACAACGGGTAACTGTTCATACGACCAAGGGCGCTATTCCCGGCGTGATTGGCAGTAAACCGCCGCATATCCTTTCACCTGAGGAACGCAAAAAAGTTGTTCAGAAAAAAGATATGTACATCGATATTGGTGCCGAGGATGAAAATGAGGCGAAAGAGCGGTTTGGCGTCCGGCCAGGCAATCCGGTTACTCCGTTTAGTCCTTTTACTACTTTGGCCAATGAGCGGTTATTGATGGGCAAGGCCTGGGATAATCGAATCGGTTGCGCTATTATGGCTGAGGTCATAGAAAAGCTGCAGCACGAGATGCACGCCAACACCGTTTATGGTGTAGGTACTGTGCAGGAAGAAGTGGGATTAAGAGGAGCTAAAACCAGTGCCGGCGTCATTCATCCTGACATTGCCTTTGCGGTTGATACTTGTGTGGCCGGAGATACGCCGGGTGTAACAAGCGATCAAGCGTCCAGCAAACTGGGCAAAGGAGTGGCTATTTCCATCTATGATTCCAGTCTCATTCCCCATACTGGATTGCGTGATTTTGTTGTGGAAGTGGCCGAACAAAATCATATTCCCTACCAACTGGAGTTTACCGAGGGCGGCGGAACCGACGCCGGCCGCATTCATCTTCATGCCCAAGGTGTGCCCAGTCTGGTGCTCAGCATTCCCACTCGCTATATTCACAGCCATAACAGCATTGTTCACCGTGACGATTATGACGCGGCCGTTCAGCTTCTTGTTACTGTAATTAAGCGGCTCGATCAGCACAAATACCAGGAACTGGTGAAATAA
- a CDS encoding gamma carbonic anhydrase family protein: MPEGILPFKNIFPKIEPSVLIAKGAQVIGDVAIGANASIWYNSILRGDVNFIRIGAYTNIQDNSTLHVMNGHPCVVGNYVTVGHNVILHGCTIADNCLIGMGAIILNGVEIGENCIIGAGTLLTEFKKIPPKSLVVGSPGKVVRSVADEEIQFIRQSAIHYHELSLHHER, from the coding sequence ATGCCAGAAGGAATATTACCTTTTAAAAATATTTTCCCCAAGATAGAACCAAGTGTTCTTATCGCCAAAGGAGCGCAGGTTATTGGCGATGTTGCTATCGGCGCCAATGCCAGTATCTGGTATAACAGCATTTTGCGGGGCGACGTCAATTTTATCCGAATTGGCGCCTACACAAATATTCAGGATAATTCCACCCTGCATGTAATGAATGGGCACCCGTGCGTGGTAGGCAACTATGTGACCGTAGGCCATAATGTAATTCTGCATGGGTGCACTATTGCCGATAATTGCTTAATCGGCATGGGTGCTATCATTCTTAATGGGGTGGAAATCGGCGAGAATTGTATTATTGGAGCGGGTACGCTCTTAACGGAGTTTAAAAAGATACCGCCCAAATCGCTTGTGGTTGGTTCACCGGGTAAGGTAGTGCGCAGTGTAGCCGACGAGGAGATCCAGTTTATCCGCCAATCGGCCATTCATTATCATGAATTATCTTTGCACCACGAACGTTAA
- the ndk gene encoding nucleoside-diphosphate kinase, whose translation MEKTLVLIKPDGVARGLCGEIISRFERRGLRILALKMMTLSREQAHIHYAEHQGKPFFDGLIDFITSGPLVAMVVGGENAVKVVRMMMGPTDPAGAAPGTIRGDFALSVGNNVIHGSDSPSSAMREIDLFFAAHEIMK comes from the coding sequence ATGGAAAAGACGCTTGTGCTAATTAAGCCTGATGGTGTTGCCAGAGGGCTGTGTGGCGAAATCATCAGCCGTTTTGAGCGACGGGGGCTCCGCATTTTAGCCTTAAAGATGATGACGTTGTCGCGTGAGCAGGCTCATATTCATTACGCTGAACATCAAGGCAAGCCATTTTTTGACGGCCTGATTGATTTCATTACCTCCGGACCGCTGGTAGCGATGGTTGTGGGCGGGGAAAACGCTGTTAAGGTAGTGAGGATGATGATGGGGCCGACCGATCCGGCTGGGGCTGCTCCAGGGACGATACGCGGCGATTTTGCTTTGTCTGTAGGTAACAATGTTATTCACGGCTCTGACAGTCCAAGCAGCGCTATGCGAGAAATTGATCTTTTTTTCGCTGCCCATGAAATAATGAAATAG
- a CDS encoding cob(I)yrinic acid a,c-diamide adenosyltransferase, which yields MKIYTKTGDQGHTSLYTGERVAKDSLRVEAYGSIDETDAALGLARALCLKQEVKQAIYDMQRMLWQLMADVASLGEKGIRITDAHVRELEQMIDRFDAMLPPLTKFVIPGDTPGSAALHVARTVARRTERQMWRLAREESVNEHVLVALNRLSDLCFVLSRVESEEAKEV from the coding sequence ATGAAAATTTATACTAAAACGGGAGATCAAGGCCATACCAGTCTATATACGGGTGAACGGGTTGCTAAAGATAGCCTGCGGGTAGAAGCCTATGGCAGTATTGATGAAACAGACGCTGCGCTAGGACTGGCTCGGGCGCTTTGTCTTAAACAGGAAGTGAAGCAAGCCATTTATGATATGCAGCGGATGCTGTGGCAGCTAATGGCTGATGTAGCCAGTTTGGGCGAGAAAGGTATCCGAATTACCGATGCCCATGTACGGGAATTGGAACAGATGATTGACCGTTTTGATGCAATGCTACCGCCCTTGACGAAGTTTGTGATACCGGGTGACACGCCCGGGTCGGCGGCGCTGCATGTAGCCCGCACTGTGGCCAGACGGACGGAGCGGCAGATGTGGCGCTTGGCAAGAGAAGAAAGTGTAAACGAACATGTTTTGGTAGCCTTAAACCGGCTGTCTGATCTGTGTTTTGTTCTTTCCCGCGTAGAAAGTGAA